A stretch of Schistocerca cancellata isolate TAMUIC-IGC-003103 chromosome 3, iqSchCanc2.1, whole genome shotgun sequence DNA encodes these proteins:
- the LOC126175579 gene encoding noggin-like — MSITPVAPDGRGHHGGGGRAHPGGKSKGRAHGRHHGEAAAPGEFPFRRNKHGRLVPVGEMPEALHKLNLRYFKLPNGTRVRTNYPAKFRKKLQHFLWAFTACPVEHEWRDLGVRYWPRFLRLGHCAAGAASCSIPPGMHCRPDAKVEKKLLSWRCLGRAPSDRHCQWMDFSMFIVESCTCACPKNDSAHD, encoded by the exons ATGAGCATCACGCCCGTC GCGCCGGACGGCCGCGGCCACCACGGGGGCGGAGGCAGGGCGCACCCGGGCGGCAAGAGCAAGGGCCGTGCGCACGGCAGACACCACGGCGAGGCGGCGGCCCCGGGCGAGTTCCCCTTCCGGCGCAACAAGCACGGCCGCCTGGTGCCCGTGGGCGAGATGCCCGAGGCGCTGCACAAGCTCAACCTGCGCTACTTCAAGCTGCCCAACGGCACGCGCGTACGCACCAACTACCCGGCCAAGTTCCGCAAGAAGCTGCAGCACTTCCTGTGGGCGTTCACCGCGTGCCCCGTGGAGCACGAGTGGCGCGACCTGGGCGTGCGCTACTGGCCGCGCTTCCTGCGCCTCGGCCACTGCGCCGCCGGCGCCGCCTCCTGCTCCATCCCGCCCGGCATGCACTGCCGCCCCGACGCCAAGGTCGAGAAGAAGCTACTGAGCtggcgctgcctcggccgcgcgccCAGCGACCGCCACTGCCAGTGGATGGACTTCAGCATGTTCATCGTCGAGAGCTGCACCTGCGCCTGCCCCAAGAACGACAGCGCGCACGACTGA